A genome region from Micromonospora peucetia includes the following:
- a CDS encoding AAA family ATPase, translating to MRRYVLTGAPGAGKTTLADALHRRGWLVVSEAATDVIAAEQARGVTEPWCAAAFVDTVARLQRERREVPGPPGSVQIHDRSPLCTLALARYLGRPPGRVLNDEIERVLREGAYQRQVFMVQPLGFVTPTAARRISYRDSLAFADVHEQVYRAHGHELIVLPAAPVRVRVALVEEHLRRLADLPPDEAEGGPDPAYLT from the coding sequence ATGCGGCGGTACGTACTGACCGGCGCGCCCGGGGCGGGCAAGACGACGCTCGCCGACGCGCTGCACCGTCGGGGATGGCTGGTCGTCAGCGAGGCGGCAACCGACGTCATCGCGGCGGAGCAGGCACGCGGCGTCACCGAACCATGGTGCGCGGCGGCCTTCGTCGACACGGTGGCGCGGCTCCAACGGGAGCGCCGGGAGGTGCCCGGGCCGCCCGGGTCCGTGCAGATCCACGACCGGTCGCCCCTGTGCACGCTGGCCCTCGCGCGGTATCTGGGCCGCCCGCCGGGGCGCGTGCTCAACGACGAGATCGAGCGCGTGCTCCGGGAGGGCGCCTACCAGCGGCAGGTGTTCATGGTCCAGCCGCTGGGCTTCGTGACGCCCACCGCCGCCCGTCGGATCAGCTACCGGGACTCGCTGGCGTTCGCCGACGTGCACGAGCAGGTCTACCGGGCGCACGGCCACGAGCTGATCGTCCTCCCGGCCGCGCCGGTACGAGTCCGGGTCGCGCTGGTGGAGGAGCATTTGCGGCGCCTCGCCGACCTGCCGCCCGACGAGGCCGAGGGAGGGCCCGATCCTGCTTACTTGACATAA
- a CDS encoding ATP-binding cassette domain-containing protein has protein sequence MSTATRTDTQPPAPHVADSHDLIRVQGARGNNLKNVSVELPKRRLTVFTGVSGSGKSSLVFGTIAAESQRMINETYSAFLQGFMPTLARPDVDLLDGLTTAIIVDQERMGANARSTVGTVTDANAMLRILFSRLGQPHVGSPQAYSFNVASAHGAGAVTVERGSQKAVRQSFSVIGGMCPRCEGMGRVTDFDLAALYDDSKSLNQGALTIPGYSVDGWYGRIFSGCGFFDADKPIRDFTKKELHDLLHKEPTKIKVDNVNLTYEGLIPRIQKSFLTKDREAMQPHIRAFVDRAVTFTTCPDCAGTRLSEAARSSKIKDTSIADACAMQISDLAVWVRALHEPSVAPLLTALGETLDSFVEIGLGYLSLDRPSGTLSGGEAQRTKMIRHLGSSLTDVTYVFDEPTIGLHPHDIQRMNELLLRLRDKGNTVLVVEHKPETIAIADHVVDLGPGAGTAGGTICFEGTVEGLRTSGTLTGRHLDDRATLKKTVRKPTGTLEIRGATAHNLRDVDVDVPLGVLVVVTGVAGSGKSSLVHGSIPAGADVVSIDQGAIRGSRRSNPATYTGLLDPIRKAFAKANGVKPALFSANSEGACPTCNGAGVIYTDLGMMAGIATTCEECEGKRFQAAVLEYHLGGRDISEVLAMSVTAAEEFFGTGEARTPAAHTILRRLADVGLGYLSLGQPLTTLSGGERQRLKLATHLGEKGGTYILDEPTTGLHLADVEQLLGLLDRLVDSGKSVIVVEHHQAVMAHADWIIDLGPGAGHDGGRIVFEGTPAELVAARRTLTGEHLAAYVGA, from the coding sequence ATGAGCACGGCCACGAGAACCGACACGCAGCCGCCCGCACCGCACGTCGCCGACAGCCACGACCTGATCCGCGTGCAGGGCGCCCGCGGCAACAACCTCAAGAACGTCAGCGTCGAACTTCCGAAACGCCGCCTGACCGTGTTCACCGGCGTGTCCGGCTCCGGCAAGAGCTCGCTGGTGTTCGGCACCATCGCCGCCGAGTCGCAACGGATGATCAACGAGACCTACAGCGCCTTCCTCCAGGGCTTCATGCCGACACTGGCACGACCGGACGTCGACCTGCTCGACGGGCTGACGACCGCGATCATCGTCGACCAGGAACGGATGGGCGCCAACGCCCGGTCCACCGTCGGAACCGTCACCGACGCCAACGCGATGCTGCGCATCCTCTTCAGCCGACTCGGGCAGCCCCACGTCGGCTCGCCCCAGGCGTACTCCTTCAACGTCGCCTCGGCCCATGGTGCCGGAGCTGTCACCGTCGAACGCGGGTCCCAGAAGGCCGTACGACAGAGCTTCTCCGTCATCGGCGGGATGTGTCCGCGCTGCGAGGGCATGGGCCGGGTCACCGACTTCGACCTCGCCGCGCTGTACGACGACAGCAAGTCGCTCAACCAGGGCGCCCTCACGATTCCGGGCTACAGCGTCGACGGCTGGTACGGCCGCATCTTCAGCGGTTGCGGGTTCTTCGACGCGGACAAGCCGATCCGCGACTTCACCAAGAAGGAACTCCACGACCTGCTCCACAAGGAGCCGACCAAGATCAAGGTCGACAACGTCAACCTCACGTACGAGGGCCTGATCCCGAGAATCCAGAAGTCCTTCCTGACCAAGGACAGGGAGGCGATGCAGCCACACATCCGGGCGTTCGTGGATCGGGCCGTGACCTTCACGACCTGCCCGGACTGCGCAGGCACCCGACTCAGCGAGGCGGCCCGATCCTCCAAGATCAAGGACACCAGCATCGCCGACGCCTGCGCGATGCAGATCAGTGACCTCGCCGTCTGGGTCCGGGCCCTGCACGAACCCTCGGTCGCACCGCTGCTGACGGCGCTGGGGGAGACCCTGGACTCGTTCGTCGAAATCGGGCTGGGCTACCTCAGCCTCGACCGGCCGTCGGGCACCCTCTCGGGCGGCGAGGCCCAACGCACCAAGATGATCCGCCACCTCGGATCCTCGCTCACCGACGTCACCTACGTCTTCGACGAACCCACCATCGGCCTGCACCCGCACGACATCCAGCGAATGAACGAACTGCTGCTGCGGCTGCGCGACAAGGGCAACACCGTACTGGTCGTGGAACACAAGCCGGAGACGATCGCCATCGCCGACCACGTCGTCGACCTCGGCCCCGGCGCCGGCACGGCGGGCGGCACCATCTGCTTCGAGGGCACCGTCGAGGGGCTACGAACCAGCGGCACCCTCACCGGCCGACACCTCGACGACCGGGCCACCCTCAAGAAGACGGTCCGAAAGCCCACCGGCACGCTGGAGATCCGCGGCGCGACGGCGCACAACCTGCGCGACGTCGACGTCGACGTCCCGCTCGGGGTGCTCGTCGTCGTCACCGGCGTCGCCGGCTCCGGCAAGAGCTCACTCGTGCACGGGTCGATCCCCGCCGGAGCGGACGTGGTGTCGATCGACCAGGGCGCCATCCGCGGCTCGCGACGCAGCAACCCGGCGACGTACACCGGACTGCTCGACCCGATCCGCAAGGCGTTCGCGAAGGCCAACGGCGTCAAGCCGGCCCTGTTCAGCGCCAACTCCGAGGGCGCCTGCCCCACCTGCAACGGCGCCGGCGTCATCTACACCGACCTGGGGATGATGGCCGGCATCGCCACCACCTGCGAGGAGTGCGAAGGAAAGCGGTTCCAGGCAGCGGTACTGGAATACCACCTCGGTGGCCGCGACATCAGCGAGGTGCTCGCGATGTCGGTGACCGCCGCCGAGGAGTTCTTCGGCACCGGCGAGGCGCGGACCCCGGCGGCCCACACGATCCTGCGGCGCCTCGCCGACGTCGGGCTCGGCTACCTCTCGCTCGGGCAGCCGCTCACCACGCTGTCCGGCGGCGAGCGGCAACGCCTCAAGCTCGCCACCCACCTCGGCGAGAAGGGGGGCACCTACATCCTCGACGAACCGACCACCGGCCTGCACCTCGCCGACGTCGAGCAGCTGCTCGGCCTGCTCGACCGGCTCGTCGACTCCGGCAAGTCGGTCATCGTCGTCGAGCACCACCAGGCAGTCATGGCGCACGCGGACTGGATCATCGACCTCGGTCCCGGCGCCGGCCACGACGGTGGCCGGATCGTCTTCGAGGGCACACCCGCCGAGCTCGTCGCCGCCCGCCGCACCCTCACCGGCGAGCATCTCGCGGCCTACGTCGGCGCCTGA
- a CDS encoding VOC family protein: protein MNITIHSSFLPHNDPDASLAFYRDTLGFEVRNDVGYEGMRWITVGPADQPDTAIVLHPPAAIPGLTDDERRTISELMAKGSFFGVNLATADLDDTFAKLEASSAEVVQEPTEQPYGVRDCAFRDPAGNMIRLQELRSSVR, encoded by the coding sequence ATGAACATCACCATTCACTCCAGCTTCCTCCCGCACAACGACCCGGACGCCTCCCTGGCCTTCTACCGCGACACCCTCGGCTTCGAGGTCCGCAACGACGTCGGATACGAGGGGATGCGCTGGATCACGGTCGGCCCCGCCGACCAGCCCGACACCGCCATCGTCCTGCACCCGCCGGCCGCCATCCCCGGCCTCACCGACGACGAGCGCCGCACCATCTCCGAACTGATGGCCAAGGGCAGCTTCTTCGGCGTCAACCTGGCCACCGCCGACCTCGATGACACCTTCGCGAAGCTGGAGGCCAGCAGCGCCGAGGTGGTCCAGGAGCCGACCGAGCAGCCGTACGGGGTCCGCGACTGCGCCTTCCGCGACCCGGCGGGCAACATGATCCGCCTTCAGGAGCTGCGCTCATCCGTCCGCTGA
- a CDS encoding helix-turn-helix transcriptional regulator, translating to MTSRPASEQHLRDLARLRRVRDRIDREYAQPLDVEALARSAHMSAGHLSRQFRAAYGESPYSYLMTRRIERAMALLRRGDLSVTEICFTVGCSSLGTFSTRFTELVGVPPSVYRRQETRATVGMPSCVAKQVTRPIRNQEAPAPAPHLA from the coding sequence GTGACCAGCAGACCCGCCTCGGAACAGCACCTGCGTGACCTCGCGCGGCTGCGCCGCGTCCGCGACCGGATCGACCGGGAGTACGCGCAGCCGCTGGACGTCGAGGCGCTCGCCCGCAGCGCGCACATGTCGGCCGGACACCTCAGCCGTCAGTTCCGGGCCGCCTACGGTGAGTCGCCGTACAGCTACCTGATGACCCGGCGCATCGAACGGGCAATGGCCCTGCTGCGCCGTGGCGACCTCAGCGTCACCGAAATCTGCTTCACGGTCGGCTGCTCGTCACTGGGCACCTTCAGCACCCGCTTCACCGAACTGGTCGGCGTACCGCCCAGCGTCTACCGGCGCCAAGAGACGCGTGCGACCGTGGGAATGCCGTCCTGCGTGGCGAAACAGGTCACCAGACCGATCAGGAATCAAGAAGCGCCGGCGCCCGCGCCGCACCTAGCGTGA
- a CDS encoding DUF6493 family protein, producing MSRAQQTLLMKSTLRRRRELAAGGTSDLLDLVQSGLANQVAAALAELPEQRRREIGGDLTTWFKQRQQATWWTAGSSTALAAAVVGCLPTAAQAATILTRNTINPYGERAATLVSQVAEERGITWLGDLAHRLAAKANQQTWVERWRFLAALLRVTETAPPTNDRFVELWLNSVEQPDRRANQSTPLIERLRADPFLTAMLPRLFEVDGLGSRMMFDEVTTTGDERQRHVLPTALARLATEGSIDRKTLIDGAIGRLLRGDRAVALRAFTILLTELEPTTAEVATRATDYLRLLTDAPAPTATMAQKALRQLPDLEIDAVLDTSRDVLLRPDKTLVKAQLSWLDRLARQHRDRATQIAEVIAVAAEHPAVELRDRANTLATRHGHDPTATGTGRAFARPRADDLPPPAPPAPAPTPITDVDELAEEVAALLGTQSQGAPLDRILDGLVRLTTTDSTRVHTALTPVIERRHWSWGNEHRYDPLCLCEVVVDVLTTAAATDQQARRRSRWEALLAAVRRTDRTTPQPELIATNPRMPAPHRLLRARLLEIGAHANEPGHPGLLATPTSANGLLDPLTLLERLAALGDRTPWHWDLTQALLRLPADTDEAVAGKATALGTPAGERLATWLRTGGLPQPVMRATTVTRRSRKGSYDWEHDQLPPRRILVELRPPDGHDDRYGLLTADPAPLGGDEHSGWAHLWPSILPGHRGVIAAYTLPIVAATADMDQRDGTAVLPLLAESSGPGGVALDLALAYGLGARHGADRVATLDALLGLAGAGQLDATGTGEQLGRLIAGQLVKLTRALEPLRDAALAGAPLTVWRLTAAALPAILATPTPPRGLPDLLSLAAETASTTGTRIEVPGLDELAARGGTSRLGTEARRLRHALDTA from the coding sequence GTGAGCCGGGCGCAGCAGACACTGCTGATGAAGAGCACCCTACGGCGCCGTCGGGAACTGGCCGCCGGCGGCACCAGTGACCTGCTCGACCTCGTCCAGAGCGGCCTCGCCAACCAGGTCGCGGCGGCCCTGGCCGAGCTGCCCGAGCAGCGCCGCCGGGAAATCGGCGGCGACCTGACGACCTGGTTCAAGCAGCGGCAACAAGCCACCTGGTGGACCGCCGGCTCCAGCACCGCCCTGGCAGCCGCCGTGGTCGGCTGCCTACCCACCGCCGCACAGGCCGCGACGATCCTCACCCGCAACACGATCAACCCCTACGGTGAACGCGCCGCCACCCTGGTGTCACAGGTCGCCGAGGAACGCGGCATCACCTGGCTCGGCGACCTGGCCCACCGGCTGGCCGCGAAAGCCAACCAGCAGACCTGGGTCGAGCGCTGGCGGTTCCTCGCCGCACTGCTGCGTGTCACGGAAACCGCGCCACCAACCAACGACCGGTTCGTCGAGCTGTGGCTGAACTCGGTGGAACAGCCGGACCGACGCGCCAACCAGTCGACACCCCTGATCGAGCGGCTACGCGCCGACCCGTTCCTCACCGCCATGCTGCCCCGACTGTTCGAGGTGGACGGCCTCGGCTCCCGGATGATGTTCGACGAGGTCACCACGACCGGGGACGAACGACAACGGCACGTCCTGCCGACCGCGCTGGCCCGGCTCGCCACCGAGGGCTCCATCGACCGCAAGACCCTGATCGACGGTGCGATCGGCCGACTGCTGCGCGGCGACCGGGCGGTGGCCCTGCGCGCCTTCACCATCCTGCTCACCGAGCTCGAACCCACCACCGCCGAGGTCGCCACCCGCGCCACCGACTACCTCCGCCTGCTCACCGACGCACCAGCCCCGACCGCCACCATGGCGCAGAAGGCACTACGACAACTACCCGACCTCGAAATCGACGCCGTTCTCGACACCTCCCGGGACGTGCTGCTACGACCAGACAAAACACTCGTGAAGGCCCAGCTCAGCTGGCTCGACCGGCTGGCCCGCCAACACCGCGACCGCGCCACCCAGATCGCCGAAGTCATCGCCGTCGCCGCCGAACACCCCGCCGTCGAGCTGCGCGACCGCGCCAACACCCTGGCCACCCGCCACGGACACGACCCCACGGCAACCGGCACCGGCCGGGCGTTCGCCCGACCACGCGCCGACGACCTGCCCCCACCCGCACCACCCGCACCGGCACCCACCCCCATCACCGACGTCGACGAACTCGCCGAAGAGGTCGCCGCCCTGCTCGGCACCCAGTCACAGGGCGCACCCCTGGACCGCATCCTCGACGGACTCGTCCGGCTCACCACGACCGACAGCACCCGGGTGCACACCGCCCTCACCCCCGTCATCGAACGCCGACACTGGTCCTGGGGCAACGAACACCGCTACGACCCCCTCTGCCTCTGCGAGGTGGTCGTCGACGTGCTCACCACCGCCGCAGCCACCGACCAGCAGGCCCGACGACGCAGCCGGTGGGAGGCACTGCTCGCCGCCGTACGCCGCACCGACCGGACGACACCGCAGCCGGAACTGATCGCCACCAACCCCCGGATGCCCGCACCACACCGGCTACTGCGGGCCCGCCTCCTCGAGATCGGCGCCCACGCCAACGAACCCGGACACCCCGGCCTGCTCGCCACCCCCACCTCGGCCAACGGCCTGCTCGACCCGCTCACCCTGCTGGAACGGCTCGCGGCGCTCGGCGACCGCACACCCTGGCACTGGGACCTCACCCAGGCACTGCTGCGGCTACCCGCCGACACCGACGAGGCAGTCGCCGGCAAAGCCACGGCACTGGGCACACCGGCGGGGGAGCGGCTCGCCACCTGGCTTCGCACCGGCGGACTGCCACAACCCGTCATGCGCGCCACCACCGTCACCCGGCGGTCCCGCAAGGGCAGCTACGACTGGGAACACGACCAACTGCCACCCAGGCGCATTCTCGTCGAGCTGCGCCCACCCGACGGACACGACGACCGGTACGGCCTGCTGACCGCCGATCCGGCACCCCTCGGGGGCGACGAACACTCCGGTTGGGCACACCTCTGGCCGTCGATCCTGCCCGGGCACCGAGGCGTGATCGCCGCGTACACCCTGCCCATCGTGGCCGCCACCGCGGACATGGACCAGCGCGACGGCACCGCCGTGCTGCCACTGCTCGCCGAGAGCAGCGGCCCCGGCGGCGTGGCCCTCGACCTCGCACTGGCCTACGGCCTCGGGGCACGCCACGGCGCCGACCGGGTCGCCACCCTCGACGCCCTGCTCGGGCTCGCCGGAGCCGGACAACTCGACGCCACCGGGACAGGCGAGCAACTCGGCCGGCTGATCGCCGGACAACTGGTGAAGCTGACCAGGGCACTCGAACCACTACGCGACGCCGCCCTGGCCGGAGCGCCGCTGACCGTGTGGCGGCTGACCGCCGCCGCACTGCCGGCGATACTCGCCACGCCCACACCCCCGCGCGGCCTGCCCGACCTGCTGAGCCTGGCGGCGGAGACGGCCAGCACGACCGGCACCCGGATCGAGGTGCCCGGTCTGGACGAGCTCGCCGCCCGGGGCGGGACCAGCCGCCTCGGCACCGAGGCCCGACGCCTGCGCCACGCACTCGACACGGCCTGA
- a CDS encoding SWIM zinc finger family protein, translated as MSAVQTYRYLGSSALGQGGLALQTSGGPTPNPRFFTGFLTTPQAAAVGLLAVAEVARTRYHRPVSPASLDPVVTGSRDRLRFESFSGCCGVYARLDTLPAGIDGDVVEHGTTNVDVNNPLREALARVGGLDPLHLSVGPDDLTVSTMDGPVVEKKVPLPVRWLRGFAEVQILAAAFEPRAEIPATEAATFLRRLPTTSDRSVLWAVPAGKSLRLTSRPVPGAVCLAGASRLTALRGMLRFAQTLRVYGPTVAAGSAPVPSTWELDTGALRLSLTLSPEPYRGFSGEGAALTALAGDDVVDDANLVTAVLSWDPTIDVDRLASDTGIDPARVRAALAQLGTAGRVGYDVSEAAYFHRVMPYDAGRAERDNPRLVGARALLDTGAVELDGTTATIRSGDQVYRARQLPDGNLTCTCPWWAKHRGQRGPCRHALATRMLTVERAEERV; from the coding sequence GTGAGCGCAGTCCAGACGTACCGGTATCTCGGATCCTCCGCCCTCGGCCAGGGCGGACTCGCCCTGCAGACCAGCGGCGGCCCCACCCCGAACCCCCGCTTCTTCACCGGGTTCCTCACCACCCCGCAGGCCGCAGCCGTCGGCCTACTGGCCGTCGCCGAGGTGGCCCGGACCCGCTACCACCGGCCGGTCAGCCCGGCCAGCCTCGACCCCGTCGTCACCGGCAGCCGCGACCGGCTCCGGTTCGAATCCTTCTCCGGCTGCTGCGGCGTCTACGCCCGCCTCGACACCCTGCCCGCCGGCATCGACGGCGACGTGGTCGAGCACGGCACCACCAACGTCGACGTCAACAACCCACTCCGGGAGGCACTGGCCCGCGTCGGCGGCCTCGACCCCCTGCACCTGTCCGTCGGCCCCGACGACCTGACCGTCTCCACCATGGACGGCCCGGTCGTGGAAAAGAAGGTCCCCCTCCCGGTGCGCTGGCTACGCGGCTTCGCCGAGGTCCAGATCCTGGCCGCCGCGTTCGAACCCCGAGCCGAGATCCCCGCCACCGAGGCCGCGACGTTCCTGCGCCGACTGCCCACCACCAGCGACCGGTCCGTGCTCTGGGCGGTGCCGGCCGGAAAGTCGCTGCGACTGACCTCCCGGCCCGTCCCCGGCGCCGTCTGCCTCGCCGGAGCGAGCCGCCTGACCGCCCTGCGCGGCATGCTCCGCTTCGCCCAGACCCTGCGGGTGTACGGACCGACCGTCGCCGCCGGCTCAGCACCCGTACCGAGCACCTGGGAACTCGACACCGGCGCGCTGCGACTCTCCCTCACCCTCTCACCCGAGCCGTACCGCGGATTCTCCGGCGAAGGCGCCGCACTCACCGCACTCGCCGGCGACGACGTGGTCGACGACGCCAACCTCGTCACCGCCGTACTCTCCTGGGACCCCACCATCGACGTGGACCGGCTGGCGAGCGACACCGGCATCGACCCGGCCCGGGTCCGCGCCGCACTCGCCCAGCTCGGCACCGCCGGCCGCGTCGGATACGACGTCTCCGAGGCCGCATACTTCCACCGCGTCATGCCCTACGACGCGGGCCGCGCCGAACGCGACAACCCCCGCCTGGTCGGCGCCCGCGCACTCCTCGACACCGGAGCCGTCGAACTCGACGGAACGACCGCCACGATCCGCAGCGGCGACCAGGTCTACCGGGCCCGCCAACTGCCCGACGGCAACCTCACCTGCACCTGCCCCTGGTGGGCCAAGCACCGCGGTCAACGGGGGCCGTGCCGGCACGCCCTGGCCACCCGGATGCTGACCGTCGAGCGGGCCGAGGAGCGGGTGTGA
- a CDS encoding SDR family oxidoreductase, giving the protein MKPVTVITGGSRGIGAATARRLAHAGHHVAFSYRRDHTAATAVLADIEATGVRGLAVPADTRDPDHVTALFDAAADLGPITGLVNNAGITSPIGAFVDLDPTDLRDVVDVNLIGYVLCAQQAARRMVADAAIVNVSSVAATLGSPGEYVHYAAVKAATDALTIGLAKELAPRGIRVNAVAPGIIRTEIHALSGQPDRPEQAAARIPLGRPGEPDEVAGAIAWLLGPDATYTTGTILRVAGGL; this is encoded by the coding sequence ATGAAACCGGTCACCGTCATCACCGGCGGCAGCCGCGGCATCGGCGCGGCCACCGCCCGCCGCCTCGCCCACGCCGGGCACCACGTCGCCTTCAGTTACCGCCGCGACCACACCGCCGCCACCGCCGTGCTCGCCGACATCGAAGCCACCGGCGTACGCGGCCTCGCCGTCCCCGCCGACACCCGCGACCCCGACCACGTCACCGCCCTCTTCGACGCCGCCGCCGACCTCGGCCCGATCACCGGCCTGGTCAACAACGCCGGCATCACCAGCCCCATCGGCGCCTTCGTCGACCTCGACCCCACCGACCTGCGCGACGTCGTCGACGTCAACCTCATCGGCTACGTCCTCTGCGCCCAGCAGGCCGCCCGCCGGATGGTCGCCGACGCCGCCATCGTCAACGTCTCCTCCGTCGCCGCCACCCTCGGCAGCCCCGGCGAGTACGTCCACTACGCCGCCGTCAAAGCCGCCACCGACGCCCTGACCATCGGCCTCGCCAAGGAACTCGCCCCCCGAGGCATCCGCGTCAACGCCGTCGCCCCCGGCATCATCCGCACCGAAATCCACGCCCTGTCCGGTCAACCCGACCGACCCGAGCAGGCCGCCGCCCGCATCCCGCTGGGCCGCCCCGGCGAACCCGACGAGGTCGCCGGAGCCATCGCCTGGCTGCTCGGCCCCGACGCCACCTACACCACCGGCACCATCCTGCGCGTCGCCGGCGGCCTCTGA
- a CDS encoding helix-turn-helix domain-containing protein, whose protein sequence is MDTSPNRWSDLALHPVRIRILRAVAGARRTTRDLAAALPDVPQATLYRHLATLVRAGLIEIAEERRVGGATERVYALPDGGITPDATALAAATRDDHTRWFTAFVSSLLSEFTRYLDREHIDYAADGVGYQQLVLHLSDAELARLGQDLSALLLPLVRHEPTADRTPRLLATVLLPVDPPHTHDPDTTKGPT, encoded by the coding sequence GTGGACACCTCGCCCAACCGATGGTCCGACCTGGCCCTGCACCCGGTACGGATCCGGATCCTGCGCGCCGTCGCCGGCGCCCGCCGCACCACCCGCGACCTCGCCGCCGCCCTGCCCGACGTCCCCCAGGCGACCCTCTACCGGCACCTGGCCACCCTGGTCCGGGCCGGCCTGATCGAGATCGCCGAGGAACGACGCGTCGGTGGCGCCACCGAACGCGTCTACGCGCTGCCCGACGGGGGCATCACACCCGACGCCACCGCCCTCGCCGCCGCCACCCGCGACGACCACACCCGCTGGTTCACCGCCTTCGTGTCGAGCCTGCTGTCGGAGTTCACCCGCTACCTCGACCGCGAGCACATCGACTACGCCGCCGACGGCGTCGGCTACCAGCAACTCGTGCTGCACCTCAGCGACGCCGAACTGGCCCGACTCGGCCAGGACCTCAGCGCACTCCTGCTCCCACTCGTACGCCACGAACCGACCGCCGACCGGACGCCCCGGCTACTCGCCACCGTCCTACTGCCGGTCGACCCACCCCACACCCACGACCCGGACACCACGAAAGGACCCACCTGA
- a CDS encoding peroxiredoxin produces the protein MAGVGVGDVVQDFELPDETGTPRRLSEFLAAGPVVLFFYPAAMTRGCTAESCHFRDLAAEFAALGASRVGISRDPVAKQAEFSRQHGFDYPLLSDADATVADLFGVRRRLPLGALSTRRMTFVIGTDRRVLEVVHSELNMNEHADAALRALGG, from the coding sequence GTGGCGGGTGTGGGTGTCGGGGACGTGGTGCAGGACTTCGAGCTGCCCGACGAGACGGGCACGCCACGGCGGCTGTCGGAGTTCCTGGCCGCCGGGCCGGTGGTGCTGTTCTTCTATCCGGCGGCGATGACCCGGGGGTGCACGGCGGAGAGCTGCCACTTCCGGGATCTGGCGGCGGAGTTCGCGGCGTTGGGCGCGAGCCGGGTGGGGATCAGCCGGGACCCGGTGGCGAAGCAGGCGGAGTTCTCCCGGCAGCACGGGTTCGACTATCCGTTGCTGTCGGATGCGGACGCGACGGTGGCGGATCTGTTCGGGGTGCGGCGGCGGTTGCCGCTGGGCGCGCTGAGTACCCGGCGGATGACCTTCGTGATCGGCACCGACCGACGGGTGCTCGAGGTGGTCCACAGTGAGCTGAACATGAACGAGCACGCGGACGCGGCGTTGCGGGCGCTGGGGGGTTGA
- a CDS encoding MarR family winged helix-turn-helix transcriptional regulator, which produces MHHIGEQEPPARLRTTPSWLLTQTAAHASRLVGDSFAGVGARGYHYRVLATLDEFGPASQADLGRRGGIDRSDVVATVNELTARDLVVRAPDPTDRRRNVITLTAAGRTELHRMGQALAEVQETLLAPLTSTEREQLTRLLGKLLDHHTRPRR; this is translated from the coding sequence ATGCACCACATCGGCGAGCAGGAACCCCCCGCCCGGCTGCGCACCACCCCTAGCTGGCTACTCACCCAGACCGCCGCCCACGCCAGCCGGCTCGTCGGCGACAGCTTCGCCGGCGTCGGCGCCCGCGGCTACCACTACCGGGTCCTCGCCACCCTCGACGAGTTCGGCCCCGCCAGCCAGGCCGACCTCGGCCGCCGCGGCGGCATCGACCGCAGCGACGTCGTCGCCACCGTCAACGAACTCACCGCCCGCGATCTCGTCGTCCGCGCCCCCGACCCCACCGATCGGCGCCGCAACGTCATCACCCTGACCGCCGCCGGGCGCACCGAACTGCACCGCATGGGGCAGGCCCTCGCCGAGGTCCAGGAAACCCTGCTCGCCCCGCTCACCAGCACCGAACGCGAACAGCTCACCCGCCTGCTCGGCAAACTCCTGGACCACCACACCCGGCCACGGCGCTGA